In the Campylobacter sp. RM6914 genome, one interval contains:
- the fusA gene encoding elongation factor G, with the protein MADRKTPLHMVRNIGIAAHIDAGKTTTSERILFFTGMSHKLGEVHDGAATMDWMEQEKERGITITSAATTCFWKDHQINLIDTPGHVDFTIEVERSMRVLDGAVAVFCSVGGVQPQSETVWRQANKYKVPRMVYVNKMDRIGANFYNVENQIKTRLKANPVPIQIPIGAEDEFKGVVDLVTMKALVWEDDSKPTTFVEREIPADLVEKAEEYRAKMIEAVAETDDALMEKFFGGEELSAEEIKRGIKAGCLSMNIIPMVCGTSFKNKGVQPLLDAIVSYLPAPDEVAAIRGEYEDGAEVNVESTDDGEFAGLAFKIMTDPFVGQLTFVRVYRGSLESGSYAFNSTKGKKERIGRLLKMHSNKREEISVLHAGEIGAVVGLKDTLTGDTLSSEKDPVILERMDFPEPVISVAVEPKTKADQEKMAIALQKLAQEDPSFRVSTDEESGQTIISGMGELHLEIIVDRMLREFKVDAEVGQPQVAYRETIRKTVEQEYKYAKQSGGRGQYGHVFLRIEPLEAASGFEFVNDIKGGVVPKEYIPAVEKGCKEALQNGILAGYPVEDVKVTLFDGSYHEVDSSEMAFKLAASMGFKEGAKKAGAVILEPMMKVEVETPEEYMGDVIGDLNKRRGQVNSMDERSGNKIVTAFCPLASMFGYSTDLRSQTQGRATYSMEFDHYEEVPKNVSEEIIKKRNG; encoded by the coding sequence ATGGCAGATAGAAAAACCCCATTACATATGGTTAGAAACATTGGTATTGCAGCTCACATCGATGCTGGTAAGACTACTACGAGTGAGAGAATTTTATTCTTTACGGGTATGAGTCACAAGCTTGGTGAGGTTCATGACGGCGCTGCTACTATGGACTGGATGGAGCAAGAAAAAGAGCGTGGTATTACCATTACTTCTGCTGCGACTACATGCTTTTGGAAAGATCACCAAATTAACCTAATCGACACTCCGGGACACGTTGACTTTACTATCGAAGTTGAACGTTCTATGCGTGTTCTTGATGGTGCTGTTGCAGTATTTTGTTCAGTTGGTGGCGTTCAACCTCAGTCTGAAACAGTTTGGAGACAAGCCAACAAGTATAAAGTTCCAAGAATGGTTTACGTAAATAAAATGGACCGTATAGGTGCCAACTTTTACAATGTTGAAAATCAAATCAAAACTAGACTAAAAGCTAATCCTGTGCCTATCCAAATTCCTATCGGCGCAGAAGATGAGTTTAAGGGCGTAGTAGACTTAGTTACTATGAAAGCCCTAGTTTGGGAAGACGATAGCAAGCCTACAACTTTCGTTGAGAGAGAAATTCCTGCTGATTTAGTTGAGAAAGCAGAAGAGTATAGAGCAAAAATGATCGAAGCAGTTGCCGAGACAGATGATGCTTTAATGGAAAAATTCTTTGGTGGCGAAGAACTAAGCGCTGAAGAGATCAAAAGAGGTATAAAGGCCGGTTGTTTATCTATGAACATTATACCTATGGTTTGCGGAACATCATTTAAAAATAAAGGCGTTCAGCCGCTACTTGACGCTATCGTGTCTTACCTTCCTGCTCCAGATGAAGTTGCAGCGATTAGAGGCGAATATGAAGATGGTGCAGAAGTAAATGTTGAATCAACCGATGATGGCGAATTTGCAGGTCTTGCATTTAAGATCATGACAGACCCTTTTGTTGGTCAGCTAACTTTCGTTCGTGTTTATCGCGGAAGTCTTGAGAGTGGCAGTTATGCATTTAACTCAACAAAAGGTAAAAAAGAGAGAATCGGCCGTCTTTTAAAAATGCACTCAAATAAACGTGAAGAAATTTCAGTTCTACACGCTGGTGAGATCGGGGCGGTTGTTGGTCTAAAAGATACACTAACAGGCGATACGCTTTCAAGTGAAAAAGATCCTGTGATCCTTGAGAGAATGGACTTTCCAGAGCCGGTTATCTCTGTTGCGGTTGAGCCAAAAACTAAAGCTGACCAAGAGAAAATGGCTATTGCTCTTCAGAAACTAGCACAAGAAGATCCAAGCTTTAGAGTTAGTACCGATGAAGAGAGTGGTCAAACTATCATTAGCGGTATGGGCGAGCTTCACCTAGAAATCATTGTTGATCGTATGTTGCGTGAATTTAAAGTTGATGCAGAAGTTGGTCAACCGCAAGTTGCTTACCGTGAGACTATCCGCAAGACAGTTGAGCAAGAGTATAAATACGCTAAACAATCAGGTGGTCGTGGTCAATACGGACACGTTTTCTTGCGTATCGAGCCGCTTGAAGCTGCTAGTGGATTTGAATTCGTTAACGATATCAAAGGCGGCGTAGTACCAAAAGAGTATATACCTGCAGTTGAAAAAGGTTGTAAAGAGGCACTTCAAAACGGTATCCTTGCTGGTTATCCTGTTGAAGACGTTAAAGTTACTTTATTTGACGGTAGCTACCATGAAGTTGACTCATCTGAGATGGCGTTTAAACTTGCTGCATCTATGGGCTTTAAAGAGGGCGCTAAAAAAGCAGGCGCTGTTATACTTGAGCCTATGATGAAGGTTGAAGTTGAAACACCTGAAGAGTATATGGGTGATGTTATCGGTGACCTTAACAAGCGCCGTGGTCAAGTAAACTCAATGGATGAAAGAAGTGGTAACAAGATCGTTACAGCATTCTGCCCACTTGCGTCTATGTTTGGCTACTCAACAGACCTTAGAAGCCAAACTCAAGGTCGCGCTACATACTCTATGGAATTTGATCACTATGAAGAAGTTCCAAAGAATGTTAGTGAAGAGATTATTAAGAAAAGAAACGGCTAA
- the rpsG gene encoding 30S ribosomal protein S7 — translation MRRRKAPVREVLPDPIYGNKVITKFINALMYDGKKSVATEIMYGAIKAIEKKGGEIQGIDVFNDAIENVKPILEVKSRRVGGATYQVPVEVRPARQQALAIRWLITFARKRSERTMIDKLANELFDAANSKGASFKKKEDTYKMAEANKAFAHYRW, via the coding sequence ATGAGAAGAAGAAAAGCCCCTGTAAGGGAAGTTTTACCTGATCCGATTTACGGAAATAAAGTAATCACTAAATTTATTAATGCACTTATGTATGACGGTAAGAAAAGCGTCGCAACAGAGATAATGTATGGTGCGATCAAAGCTATCGAGAAAAAAGGTGGCGAGATACAAGGTATTGATGTATTTAACGACGCTATTGAAAACGTAAAACCTATTCTTGAGGTTAAATCACGCCGTGTAGGTGGCGCAACTTATCAAGTACCTGTTGAAGTTCGCCCTGCACGTCAGCAAGCTCTTGCTATTAGATGGCTTATCACTTTTGCTAGAAAAAGAAGTGAAAGAACAATGATAGACAAACTTGCAAACGAACTATTTGACGCTGCAAATTCAAAAGGTGCTTCATTTAAGAAGAAAGAAGATACTTACAAAATGGCAGAGGCTAATAAAGCGTTTGCTCACTACCGCTGGTAA
- the rpoC gene encoding DNA-directed RNA polymerase subunit beta', with protein MSELIPVEIKEERRPRDFEAFQLRLASPDRIKSWSHGEVKKPETINYRTLKPERDGLFCAKIFGPIRDYECLCGKYKKMRYKGIKCEKCGVEVTSSKVRRSRMGHIELVTPVAHIWYVNSLPSRIGTLLGIKMKDLERVLYYEAYIVENSGEAFYDNENSKKVEKYDVLNEEQYQLLAQRYEESGFVAKMGGEVIRDMLADLDLMEILTQLKMEIESTNSEAKKKTIVKRLKVIESFLNSGNRPEWMMITNLPVLPPDLRPLVSLDGGKFAVSDVNDLYRRVINRNSRLKRLLELDAPEIIIRNEKRMLQEAVDALFDNGRRANAVKGANKRPLKSLSEIIKGKQGRFRQNLLGKRVDFSGRSVIVVGPRLRMDQCGLPKRMALELFKPHLLARLEEKGYATTVKQAKKMIEDKTNEVWECLEEVVKDHPVMLNRAPTLHKLSIQAFHPVLVEGKAIQLHPLVCAAFNADFDGDQMAVHVPLSQEAIAECKILMLSSMNILLPASGKAITVPSQDMVLGIYYLSLEKTEAKGANKIFSSVDEVMIAEEAHSLELHAKIKTMVDGKTLFTTAGRLILRAIIPDFVPDNMWNKIMKKKDIANLVDYVYKNGGLEVTADFLDKLKNLGFRYATKAGISISIADIIVPDSKEKHIDEAKKKVREIQRQYGAGLLTDSERYNKIVDIWTDTNNSVASEMMKLIQGDKGGFNSIYMMADSGARGSAAQIRQLAGMRGLMAKPDGSIIETPITSNFREGLNIMEYFISTHGARKGLADTALKTANAGYLTRKLIDVAQNVKVTMHDCGTHEGVEITDITENGELIESLEERVLGRVLADDVIDPITNEILFSEGTLLDEEKAKVIAEAGIKAVSIRTPITCKAPKGVCAKCYGINLGEGKLVKPGEAVGIISAQSIGEPGTQLTLRTFHIGGTASTEQQDRQVIAQKEGFIRYYNLNTYENNGKTIVANRRSAAVLLVEPKIKAPIDGRIEIEFAHEDVNIVIKGKKEEIKYTIRRNDVAKPNELAGVSGKIEGKMYLPYSNGDMVNANESIVEIIKEGWNVPNRIPFASELKIANGEPVTQKIPAGANGVIKFFILNGDYLERLKDIKKGHKVTEKGLFVIVSDKDGREAVRHYIPRNSIIQLDDNETVEAKTLIALPESNDRLVIAEWDPYSTPTIAEEAGVVSFEDIDPGYSAAEQFDEATGQSRLVVNEYLPSGVKPTIVIATKSGGLIRYQLEPKTAIFVNDGAEVLQADILAKTPKAVAKSKDITGGLPRVSELFEARRPKNTAIVAEIDGVVRFDKPLRSKERIIIEAEDGATAEYLIDKSRQIQVRNGEFVHAGEKLTDGLISSHDILRILGEKALHYYLISEIQQVYRRQGVAIADKHIEIIVSQMLRQVKIVDSGNTNFIVGDMISRAKFKEENERIMRMGGEPAIAEPILLGVTRAAIGSDSVISAASFQETTKVLTEASIAAKFDYLEDLKENVILGRMIPVGTGLYKDKKVKIKQL; from the coding sequence ATGAGTGAGTTAATACCTGTTGAGATAAAAGAAGAACGCAGACCGCGTGATTTCGAAGCTTTCCAGCTTCGTTTAGCAAGTCCTGATAGGATAAAGTCTTGGAGTCACGGCGAAGTCAAAAAGCCTGAAACCATTAATTATCGAACACTCAAGCCTGAGCGTGACGGACTATTTTGTGCTAAAATTTTCGGACCTATTCGTGATTATGAGTGCCTTTGCGGTAAATATAAAAAGATGCGCTATAAAGGCATTAAATGTGAAAAATGCGGTGTTGAAGTAACTAGTTCTAAAGTTCGCCGTTCTCGCATGGGGCACATCGAGCTTGTAACACCGGTGGCTCACATTTGGTATGTAAACTCACTACCAAGCCGTATAGGAACACTTCTTGGTATAAAGATGAAAGATCTTGAGCGTGTGCTTTATTATGAGGCATATATTGTTGAAAATTCAGGCGAAGCATTTTATGATAATGAAAACTCTAAAAAAGTTGAAAAATACGATGTCTTAAATGAAGAACAGTATCAGCTTTTAGCACAACGCTATGAAGAGAGCGGATTTGTAGCTAAGATGGGTGGCGAAGTTATTCGCGATATGCTAGCTGATCTTGATTTGATGGAAATTTTAACTCAACTTAAAATGGAAATCGAATCAACAAATTCAGAAGCTAAGAAAAAAACAATCGTGAAGCGCTTAAAAGTTATCGAGAGCTTTTTAAATTCAGGCAACCGTCCAGAGTGGATGATGATAACAAATTTACCGGTTCTTCCACCTGATTTACGTCCGCTTGTTAGTCTTGACGGAGGTAAATTTGCGGTTTCAGACGTAAACGATCTATATCGTCGTGTTATAAATAGAAACAGCCGTTTAAAACGCCTTTTAGAGCTTGATGCACCTGAAATTATTATAAGAAACGAAAAGCGTATGCTTCAAGAGGCTGTTGATGCATTATTTGACAATGGTCGTCGCGCTAACGCCGTAAAAGGTGCAAATAAACGTCCTTTAAAATCACTTTCAGAGATCATTAAAGGTAAGCAAGGACGTTTCCGTCAAAACCTACTTGGTAAGCGTGTTGATTTCTCTGGACGTTCGGTTATCGTTGTTGGACCACGTTTAAGAATGGATCAATGCGGTCTTCCAAAGAGGATGGCCCTTGAGCTATTTAAGCCACATCTTCTAGCTCGTCTTGAAGAAAAAGGCTATGCGACAACTGTAAAACAAGCTAAAAAGATGATAGAGGATAAGACTAACGAGGTTTGGGAGTGTCTTGAAGAGGTTGTTAAAGACCACCCTGTAATGCTAAACCGTGCTCCAACGCTTCACAAGCTATCTATCCAGGCGTTTCACCCAGTGTTAGTTGAAGGCAAGGCTATCCAGCTTCACCCACTAGTTTGTGCGGCTTTCAACGCTGACTTTGACGGCGACCAAATGGCTGTTCACGTGCCACTTTCACAAGAGGCGATAGCTGAATGTAAAATTTTAATGCTAAGCTCGATGAATATCTTACTTCCTGCAAGCGGTAAGGCAATAACCGTTCCGTCACAAGATATGGTTTTGGGAATTTATTATCTAAGCTTGGAAAAAACAGAAGCTAAAGGTGCAAATAAAATTTTCTCAAGCGTTGATGAAGTTATGATAGCCGAGGAAGCACACTCTTTAGAGCTTCATGCCAAGATAAAAACTATGGTAGATGGTAAAACGCTATTTACAACAGCTGGTCGCTTGATACTTCGCGCTATTATTCCTGATTTTGTTCCTGATAATATGTGGAATAAGATCATGAAGAAAAAAGATATTGCGAATTTGGTTGATTATGTTTATAAAAACGGTGGCCTTGAAGTAACGGCTGATTTCCTTGATAAACTTAAAAATTTAGGCTTTAGATATGCGACAAAAGCCGGAATTTCTATATCTATTGCAGATATCATTGTTCCTGATAGTAAAGAAAAACATATTGATGAAGCCAAGAAAAAAGTTCGCGAAATTCAACGCCAATACGGTGCAGGTCTTTTAACAGACTCTGAAAGATATAACAAGATCGTTGATATTTGGACTGATACAAATAACTCTGTTGCAAGCGAGATGATGAAGCTTATTCAAGGCGATAAGGGCGGATTTAACTCAATTTATATGATGGCAGACTCTGGTGCTAGGGGTAGTGCGGCTCAGATAAGACAGCTGGCAGGTATGCGTGGTCTTATGGCTAAGCCTGACGGTTCGATTATTGAAACGCCTATTACCTCGAACTTCCGTGAAGGTCTAAATATAATGGAATATTTTATTTCGACTCACGGTGCGAGAAAGGGTCTGGCAGATACCGCTCTTAAAACAGCCAATGCCGGTTACCTAACACGTAAGCTTATCGACGTTGCGCAAAATGTTAAGGTAACTATGCATGACTGCGGTACGCACGAGGGTGTTGAGATAACTGATATTACTGAAAACGGCGAGCTTATAGAAAGCCTTGAAGAGAGAGTTCTTGGACGTGTTCTTGCTGACGATGTGATAGATCCTATTACTAATGAAATTTTATTTAGCGAAGGAACATTGCTTGACGAAGAAAAAGCAAAAGTTATCGCAGAAGCAGGCATAAAAGCCGTAAGTATAAGAACGCCTATAACATGCAAAGCTCCAAAGGGTGTTTGTGCTAAATGTTATGGTATAAACCTAGGCGAGGGTAAATTGGTAAAACCTGGTGAGGCCGTAGGTATTATTTCAGCTCAATCAATCGGCGAGCCAGGTACTCAGCTAACACTAAGAACATTCCACATTGGTGGTACGGCTTCGACTGAACAGCAAGATCGCCAAGTTATAGCTCAAAAAGAGGGTTTCATACGCTACTATAACCTAAATACGTATGAAAATAACGGTAAAACAATAGTTGCAAACCGCAGAAGTGCAGCCGTGCTACTTGTTGAGCCAAAGATCAAAGCTCCAATTGACGGAAGGATAGAGATAGAATTTGCTCACGAAGATGTAAATATCGTGATTAAAGGCAAAAAAGAGGAGATAAAATACACTATCCGCAGAAATGACGTTGCTAAGCCAAATGAGCTAGCAGGCGTTAGTGGCAAGATAGAGGGCAAGATGTATCTTCCTTACTCAAACGGTGATATGGTAAATGCTAATGAAAGTATCGTTGAGATTATCAAAGAGGGCTGGAATGTGCCAAATCGTATCCCATTTGCAAGTGAGCTTAAGATCGCAAACGGCGAGCCTGTAACACAAAAAATTCCGGCTGGCGCAAACGGCGTTATTAAATTCTTCATCCTAAACGGTGATTATTTAGAGCGTCTTAAAGATATTAAAAAAGGTCATAAGGTTACTGAAAAAGGTCTATTTGTTATCGTTTCAGACAAAGATGGACGTGAAGCTGTTCGCCACTACATACCAAGAAATTCTATCATCCAGTTAGATGATAACGAAACTGTTGAGGCAAAAACACTTATAGCTCTACCTGAAAGTAACGATAGGCTCGTGATTGCTGAGTGGGACCCATACTCAACTCCTACTATAGCTGAAGAGGCCGGTGTTGTTAGCTTTGAAGATATCGATCCTGGTTATAGCGCTGCAGAGCAGTTTGATGAGGCAACAGGACAAAGTCGTCTTGTTGTCAATGAGTATCTTCCAAGCGGTGTAAAACCGACGATAGTTATAGCGACTAAGAGTGGTGGATTAATCAGATACCAGCTTGAGCCAAAAACAGCGATATTTGTAAATGACGGAGCAGAAGTTTTACAGGCGGACATCCTGGCTAAAACTCCAAAAGCTGTTGCCAAATCAAAAGACATCACTGGTGGTCTTCCACGTGTTAGTGAGTTGTTTGAAGCAAGACGTCCTAAAAATACAGCTATCGTTGCAGAGATTGATGGTGTTGTTCGCTTTGATAAGCCGCTTCGTTCAAAAGAGCGCATAATTATAGAAGCTGAAGACGGTGCTACGGCTGAGTATTTGATAGATAAATCACGTCAAATTCAAGTAAGAAACGGCGAATTTGTTCACGCCGGTGAAAAACTAACTGACGGTCTTATCTCAAGTCATGATATTTTAAGAATTCTTGGCGAAAAAGCTCTTCACTACTATTTAATTAGTGAAATTCAGCAAGTTTACCGCCGTCAAGGTGTTGCGATCGCTGATAAGCATATCGAGATCATTGTGTCACAAATGCTACGTCAAGTTAAGATAGTTGATAGCGGAAATACAAATTTCATCGTGGGAGATATGATCTCTCGTGCTAAATTTAAAGAAGAGAACGAGCGCATCATGAGAATGGGCGGCGAGCCTGCTATCGCCGAGCCTATACTTCTTGGTGTTACGCGTGCAGCAATCGGTTCAGATAGTGTTATCTCTGCGGCGTCTTTCCAGGAGACAACAAAAGTCTTAACTGAAGCTTCGATAGCGGCTAAATTTGACTATCTTGAAGATCTAAAAGAAAACGTCATACTTGGTCGTATGATACCTGTTGGAACAGGTCTATACAAAGATAAAAAAGTTAAAATCAAACAACTTTAA
- the rpsL gene encoding 30S ribosomal protein S12, which translates to MPTINQLVRNERKKVTYKSKSPALKECPQRRGVCTRVYTTTPKKPNSALRKVAKVRLTSGFEVISYIGGEGHNLQEHSIVLVRGGRVKDLPGVKYHIVRGALDTAGVAKRTVSRSKYGAKRPKDAKK; encoded by the coding sequence GTGCCAACCATAAATCAATTGGTCAGAAATGAGCGCAAAAAGGTTACTTATAAATCAAAGTCTCCTGCGCTAAAAGAGTGTCCTCAAAGAAGAGGAGTTTGCACGAGAGTTTATACAACAACTCCTAAAAAACCAAACTCAGCTTTGAGGAAAGTTGCCAAAGTTAGACTAACTAGCGGCTTTGAAGTTATCAGCTATATCGGCGGTGAAGGACATAACCTACAAGAACACAGCATCGTGCTAGTACGCGGTGGTAGGGTTAAAGACTTACCGGGTGTTAAATATCACATCGTTCGTGGTGCACTTGATACCGCAGGTGTTGCAAAAAGAACTGTTTCACGTTCTAAATACGGTGCTAAACGCCCTAAAGACGCAAAAAAGTAA
- a CDS encoding DoxX family protein translates to MKNFNLGLLFIRLGLGICLFLHGFHKITNGIGGVKAILVKSGLSEILAYGVYFGEVLAPLMLIIGFYSRISASIIIATSLFIIYAAYPNPLEITNYGGFKAEILYLYICMAFCIVFCGSGKYAVKQD, encoded by the coding sequence ATGAAAAATTTTAATTTAGGATTATTGTTTATTAGGCTTGGGCTTGGAATTTGTCTTTTTTTGCATGGGTTTCATAAGATAACAAACGGTATCGGTGGTGTTAAGGCAATACTTGTCAAATCAGGACTTTCTGAAATTTTGGCTTACGGAGTTTATTTTGGTGAAGTTTTAGCTCCTTTAATGCTAATTATTGGATTTTATTCAAGAATTTCTGCTTCCATTATCATAGCTACATCGCTCTTTATAATTTACGCAGCATATCCAAATCCTTTGGAGATCACAAACTATGGTGGTTTTAAGGCCGAAATTTTATATCTTTATATTTGTATGGCTTTTTGTATTGTATTTTGTGGCAGTGGAAAATACGCTGTTAAACAAGATTAG